A single region of the Devosia sp. FJ2-5-3 genome encodes:
- a CDS encoding ROK family transcriptional regulator has translation MTDDYAAPVDIFQLKSKGLQHHGLRQNNLRVVLNVIGFNAGLSNAEIARMSGLAPQTVSAILNDLEREGLIVRGPVLRGRRGQPAMPISLRAEGGYSIGIEIGWRHAEVVIIDLHATIVGHRRLTYSYPDPRTIIDQVAGLARALMEELPPESRARLLDAGIAMPGRMAQALASLGASEDVVTLWAELAPAAELEQRLGLSVYAYKDGNAACWGELIALQAPRPASFIYLLVSTYVGAGIFGDGRLWEGATDNSADLGSMLIRVDGDRTRAAHHIASLSALEARLRQAGFSVDLDDGENWDLAAMETEIEAWIGDAARALAVVIFNTMRVIDAGLIVVDTVLPALSDRLVARVEAELEKLPTANALSPKVQRGRLGHLSPAVGAAELPLYRRHFSRMQSMDPHR, from the coding sequence ATGACCGACGACTACGCTGCGCCAGTCGATATTTTCCAATTGAAATCGAAGGGGTTGCAACACCACGGCCTGCGGCAGAACAATCTGCGTGTCGTGCTCAACGTCATCGGCTTCAATGCCGGACTTTCCAATGCCGAGATCGCTCGCATGTCTGGCCTCGCCCCGCAGACGGTCTCCGCCATCCTCAACGATCTCGAACGCGAGGGGCTGATCGTGCGGGGGCCCGTGCTGCGCGGTCGGCGTGGCCAGCCGGCGATGCCGATTTCCCTGCGGGCCGAGGGCGGGTATTCCATCGGCATTGAAATTGGCTGGCGACATGCCGAGGTGGTGATCATCGATCTCCACGCCACCATCGTCGGTCATCGTCGGCTGACCTATTCCTATCCCGATCCCCGCACCATCATCGACCAGGTCGCGGGCCTGGCCAGGGCGCTGATGGAAGAATTGCCCCCGGAAAGCCGGGCCCGTCTACTTGATGCTGGTATCGCCATGCCCGGGCGCATGGCCCAGGCGCTCGCCAGTCTGGGCGCCAGCGAAGACGTGGTCACGCTCTGGGCCGAGCTCGCCCCAGCGGCCGAACTCGAGCAGCGTCTCGGTCTTTCGGTCTATGCCTATAAGGACGGCAATGCCGCCTGCTGGGGCGAACTGATTGCCCTCCAGGCGCCGCGACCCGCAAGCTTTATCTATCTGCTGGTTTCAACCTATGTCGGCGCGGGCATATTCGGCGATGGGCGCCTGTGGGAGGGCGCTACGGACAATTCCGCCGATCTTGGGTCCATGCTGATCCGTGTCGACGGCGACAGAACCCGGGCTGCCCATCACATCGCCTCCTTGTCGGCCCTTGAAGCCAGGCTCAGGCAGGCTGGCTTTTCGGTCGACCTTGACGACGGAGAAAACTGGGACCTTGCCGCGATGGAGACTGAAATCGAGGCCTGGATCGGGGATGCGGCCCGCGCCTTGGCAGTGGTCATCTTCAACACGATGCGGGTTATCGATGCCGGGCTAATTGTTGTGGATACCGTCCTGCCGGCGCTCTCCGATCGCCTGGTGGCGCGCGTCGAAGCAGAATTGGAAAAACTGCCGACCGCGAATGCCTTGTCGCCCAAGGTGCAGAGGGGCCGTCTGGGGCATCTTTCCCCAGCTGTCGGGGCGGCTGAATTGCCGCTTTATCGGCGGCATTTTTCGCGCATGCAGAGCATGGATCCGCACCGCTGA
- a CDS encoding LacI family transcriptional regulator: MTADEPLRPQRGDRVTLKTIAEMTGLSLSTVSLSLRGGTTLKQETRDKVNAAAQALGYVPDRAGVRLRTGKTNVVTLVLDGAEDSIDFARQMIQGIGQAIAGTRYHLNVTPEFSRTQSADTIRYILENRAADGVIITHTAPDDPRVEALMEAGFPFVSHGRTAFTAQHAFHDFHAEAFAGRAVERLAAKGCRRIMLVIGDDRTTNYRNLTGAFEQAARKAGLAAEVLDNGVPRSNPTMMRALGLDLAGRQNRPDGIVCDSEMRAIALIGGLLEGGLTPGDGIELIYKQTSGILPTLFPRLDSIQEDVFAAGVELTRLLLQRIEGAPVAGLQTLAEPVLHWRS; the protein is encoded by the coding sequence ATGACTGCAGACGAGCCGCTTCGCCCGCAGCGCGGGGACCGGGTCACGCTCAAGACCATCGCCGAGATGACCGGCCTCAGCCTCTCGACCGTCTCGCTGTCGCTGCGCGGCGGCACGACGCTCAAGCAGGAGACGCGCGACAAGGTCAATGCGGCGGCGCAGGCCCTCGGATATGTGCCCGATCGCGCCGGGGTGCGGCTTCGCACCGGCAAGACCAATGTGGTGACCCTGGTGCTCGACGGAGCCGAAGACTCCATCGATTTTGCGCGGCAGATGATCCAGGGCATCGGCCAGGCCATCGCCGGCACCCGCTATCATCTCAACGTAACGCCGGAGTTTTCACGGACCCAATCGGCCGACACGATCCGCTATATTCTCGAAAACCGCGCTGCCGATGGGGTCATCATCACCCATACCGCGCCCGATGATCCCCGCGTGGAGGCATTGATGGAGGCGGGGTTTCCGTTCGTCAGCCACGGCCGCACCGCCTTTACCGCGCAGCACGCCTTTCACGATTTTCACGCCGAGGCGTTTGCCGGACGCGCCGTCGAGCGGCTGGCCGCCAAAGGCTGCCGGCGGATCATGCTGGTCATCGGCGACGACCGCACCACCAATTACCGCAATCTCACCGGCGCCTTCGAGCAGGCCGCGCGCAAGGCGGGCCTTGCGGCCGAGGTGCTGGACAATGGCGTACCGCGCAGCAACCCGACCATGATGCGCGCGCTGGGGCTGGATTTGGCGGGGCGCCAGAACCGTCCCGACGGCATTGTGTGCGACAGCGAAATGCGCGCCATCGCCTTGATCGGGGGGCTGTTGGAAGGCGGGTTGACGCCTGGAGACGGGATCGAGCTGATCTACAAGCAGACCTCGGGCATACTCCCCACCCTGTTCCCCCGGCTCGACAGCATCCAGGAAGATGTTTTCGCGGCAGGTGTCGAGCTCACGCGCTTGTTGCTGCAGCGGATAGAAGGGGCGCCCGTTGCGGGTTTGCAGACCCTGGCCGAACCCGTGCTGCACTGGCGCAGCTAG
- a CDS encoding glycoside hydrolase family 38 C-terminal domain-containing protein gives MTYSNPLSTKLGLLDDDLKIEGKLLRLCADLERKIRTPIDGVPFQWHVERADGVSAADALAADWQGWEKFGPHTVWGKHQEHTWFAAEIIVPEAARGKVFVARFTSQWQDRPGSTDPQCLAYLDGRIAQALDGNHTELVIERNAVPGSRHVILVNAFTFFDRPLVGFGVDFFIRNERAEQLYYDLQTPVDVAIRLHQNDPRRHAILAIVERALRALDRRDGHTEAFEKSLPTAEKIAAEIYDLTDTEVQPQITAVGSTHLDVGWLWRVLHTRDKTARSFATVLKLMEEYPQYVFMYNQSVLFDFLKRDYPEIWEGLLKRVKSGQFEIEGAMWVEPDVNIASGESLVRQIMRGRRFHQEHFGVTPKTVWLPDTFGYSANLPQIMEKSGLEYFVTSKLSWNDTDRHPYDTFFWRGIDGTVTKAQLITAQRYESDAIYTTYNGDLSVSETMGAWKRYEPKAANSEVVMSYGYGDGGGGPTRAMIERGIRLERGIPGAPRVKLEGIVPYLDRLGRRMDTNPAKFPTWNGELYLQYHRGTLTSVAKNKANNRKAERLLRELEFLGSMALARAGMDYPTETLAEFWELLLINQFHDILPGTSIPEVYVDSDSDYERIFSTLASANGPWHAAAEAATGPGRDRLRLLNFTSQARSELVHLGDGHDLDGLSLATGHDVQPIQKITRADGSTDYVAPIANLPSLGWVEAGIASGPGNAASGVSVSKTHLENDRLRVVFDDKGEITSIMDKARAREVLAPGARANRLIAYEDKPMEWDAWDIDRYFEEQFWLLADAPSTIDVVETGPHRAAIRVERRYQNSRIVQVISLAAGERQLEFDTFIDWQERAHVIKAVFPFDLNTSEIRSEIQFGHVRRPTHRNTSWDKARFEASMQRWVDLSEADFGVALINDCKYGYDCHEQCVRLSLVRGSSFPDPGADLGEHRLRYGLFVHEGVADIAQVHRAAERFNNPVAIIGPRRPGTAVVEAAGFSFASVDRDNVTIETVKKAERSSSIVLRVFEHANTRADVRISFGPEVNSAKIVNLMEEDGAPLAVEDNGIRLSLRPFEIITIEVGI, from the coding sequence ATGACCTATTCCAATCCGCTTTCGACAAAGCTTGGCCTGCTCGACGACGATCTCAAGATAGAGGGCAAGCTGCTGCGGCTCTGCGCCGACCTCGAGCGCAAGATCCGCACGCCGATAGATGGCGTGCCGTTTCAGTGGCATGTCGAGCGGGCGGACGGCGTCAGCGCTGCGGACGCGCTGGCGGCAGACTGGCAAGGCTGGGAAAAATTCGGCCCCCATACGGTCTGGGGCAAGCATCAGGAACACACCTGGTTCGCGGCGGAAATCATCGTCCCGGAGGCGGCGCGCGGCAAGGTTTTCGTCGCCCGTTTCACCAGCCAGTGGCAGGACCGCCCCGGCTCGACCGATCCGCAATGCCTCGCCTATCTCGATGGCAGGATCGCCCAGGCGCTCGATGGCAACCACACCGAACTGGTGATCGAACGGAACGCCGTACCCGGCAGTCGGCATGTGATCCTCGTCAACGCCTTCACATTTTTCGACCGTCCCCTGGTCGGCTTCGGCGTCGACTTCTTCATCCGCAATGAGCGGGCCGAACAGCTCTATTATGATCTGCAGACGCCGGTGGACGTGGCCATCCGCCTCCACCAGAACGACCCGCGCCGCCACGCCATCCTCGCCATCGTCGAACGCGCCCTGCGCGCCCTCGATCGCCGCGATGGCCATACCGAGGCTTTCGAGAAATCCCTGCCGACGGCAGAAAAGATCGCCGCCGAAATCTATGACCTGACCGATACGGAAGTGCAGCCCCAGATCACCGCGGTGGGTTCCACCCATCTCGATGTCGGCTGGCTCTGGCGCGTGCTCCACACCCGCGACAAGACCGCCCGCAGCTTTGCCACCGTGCTCAAGCTCATGGAGGAATATCCCCAATATGTCTTCATGTATAACCAGTCTGTGCTCTTCGACTTTTTGAAGCGCGATTACCCAGAAATCTGGGAGGGCCTGCTCAAGCGCGTGAAGTCCGGCCAGTTCGAAATCGAAGGGGCCATGTGGGTCGAGCCCGACGTCAACATCGCTTCCGGCGAAAGCCTCGTGCGCCAGATCATGCGCGGCCGCCGTTTCCATCAGGAGCATTTCGGCGTCACCCCCAAAACCGTCTGGCTGCCTGACACTTTTGGCTATTCGGCCAATCTGCCCCAGATCATGGAAAAGTCGGGGCTCGAATATTTCGTCACCTCGAAGCTCTCCTGGAACGACACCGACCGGCATCCCTACGATACCTTCTTCTGGCGCGGCATCGACGGCACGGTCACCAAGGCCCAGCTCATCACCGCCCAGCGCTATGAGAGCGATGCGATCTACACCACCTATAATGGCGATCTCTCCGTGTCCGAGACCATGGGCGCCTGGAAGCGCTATGAGCCCAAGGCGGCCAATAGCGAAGTGGTCATGTCCTATGGCTATGGCGACGGCGGCGGCGGCCCCACCAGAGCCATGATCGAGCGCGGCATCCGCCTCGAACGGGGCATTCCCGGCGCGCCCAGGGTCAAGCTCGAAGGCATCGTGCCCTATCTCGACCGCCTCGGCAGACGCATGGATACCAATCCGGCAAAATTCCCCACCTGGAATGGCGAGCTCTATCTCCAATATCACCGCGGCACCCTGACCTCGGTGGCCAAGAACAAGGCCAATAACCGCAAGGCCGAGCGCCTGCTGCGCGAGCTCGAATTTTTGGGCTCCATGGCCCTGGCCAGGGCTGGCATGGACTATCCCACTGAGACGCTCGCCGAGTTCTGGGAGCTTCTGCTCATCAACCAGTTTCACGACATTCTCCCCGGCACCTCCATCCCCGAGGTGTATGTTGACAGCGATTCCGATTACGAGCGCATCTTTTCCACCCTTGCATCCGCCAATGGCCCCTGGCATGCCGCCGCCGAGGCCGCGACTGGCCCAGGCCGGGATCGCCTGCGTCTCCTCAATTTCACCAGCCAGGCCCGGTCCGAACTGGTCCATCTCGGCGATGGGCACGATCTCGATGGCCTGTCCCTCGCCACCGGTCACGATGTGCAGCCGATCCAGAAAATCACCCGCGCCGACGGCTCGACAGATTACGTGGCGCCCATTGCCAATCTCCCCTCCCTCGGCTGGGTGGAGGCGGGCATCGCCTCCGGTCCGGGCAATGCCGCGAGCGGGGTGTCGGTGTCGAAAACCCATCTCGAGAATGATCGCCTGCGCGTCGTCTTCGACGACAAGGGCGAAATTACCTCCATCATGGACAAGGCCCGCGCCCGCGAGGTGCTCGCCCCGGGTGCCCGCGCCAATCGGCTCATCGCCTACGAAGACAAACCCATGGAGTGGGACGCCTGGGATATCGACCGCTATTTCGAGGAGCAGTTCTGGCTGCTGGCCGATGCGCCCTCGACGATCGACGTGGTCGAAACCGGTCCCCATCGTGCGGCCATCCGTGTGGAACGCCGCTATCAGAACTCCCGCATCGTCCAGGTGATCTCCCTTGCCGCCGGCGAACGCCAACTCGAATTCGACACTTTCATCGACTGGCAGGAACGCGCTCACGTGATCAAGGCGGTCTTTCCCTTCGATCTCAACACCTCGGAAATTCGCTCCGAAATCCAGTTCGGCCACGTCCGCCGCCCCACCCACCGCAATACCAGCTGGGACAAGGCGCGCTTCGAGGCCTCGATGCAGCGCTGGGTCGATCTCAGCGAGGCCGATTTCGGTGTCGCGCTCATCAATGATTGCAAATATGGCTATGATTGCCACGAGCAGTGCGTGCGCCTGTCGCTCGTGCGCGGCTCGAGCTTTCCCGATCCCGGGGCCGATCTTGGCGAACATCGCCTGCGCTATGGCTTGTTCGTCCATGAGGGCGTCGCCGACATCGCCCAGGTGCATCGCGCCGCGGAACGGTTCAACAATCCGGTCGCTATCATCGGCCCGCGCCGGCCCGGCACGGCGGTTGTGGAGGCCGCCGGGTTCAGTTTTGCCTCTGTCGACAGGGACAATGTCACCATCGAAACCGTCAAGAAGGCAGAGCGCTCCTCTTCCATCGTCCTGCGCGTTTTCGAGCATGCCAATACACGAGCCGATGTTCGCATCAGCTTTGGCCCGGAGGTGAATTCGGCAAAGATCGTCAACCTCATGGAGGAAGACGGCGCCCCCCTGGCGGTGGAGGACAATGGCATTCGCCTGTCGCTGCGGCCGTTCGAGATCATTACCATCGAGGTGGGCATCTGA